The Gordonibacter urolithinfaciens genome contains a region encoding:
- a CDS encoding TetR family transcriptional regulator codes for MKTAHHRQREVARIVEHGRENASPEGLRYRKKLKARLAVERAALELVIERGYDGVTVEDICARAEISKKTFFNYFPSKASVIMGRMDAFPDDERLLEILAEHDEACYLDVLVGVVSTTVSAGVDDEIESLRREALRSMPQLFFHGQRDLLAVQRSIAAALRSYLCERPERRMLAGGSVEEEALVASSTAIGLARTRSMLHVCGEAAPTSSETRRLIATYLSAGDDTAG; via the coding sequence ATGAAAACGGCACATCATCGTCAACGGGAGGTTGCGCGCATCGTGGAGCACGGTCGGGAGAACGCATCGCCGGAGGGGCTGCGGTACCGTAAGAAGCTCAAGGCGCGGCTTGCGGTGGAGCGCGCGGCGCTGGAGCTGGTCATCGAGCGCGGCTACGACGGCGTGACGGTGGAGGACATCTGCGCGCGGGCCGAGATATCCAAGAAGACGTTCTTCAACTACTTCCCCTCGAAGGCCTCGGTCATCATGGGACGCATGGACGCGTTCCCCGACGACGAGCGCCTGCTCGAGATACTGGCGGAGCATGACGAGGCGTGCTACCTCGATGTGCTCGTGGGGGTGGTGAGCACCACCGTGTCCGCGGGCGTGGACGACGAGATAGAGAGCCTGCGACGCGAGGCGCTGCGTTCCATGCCCCAGCTGTTCTTCCACGGCCAGCGCGATCTTTTGGCCGTGCAGCGCTCCATCGCCGCCGCCTTGCGCTCCTATCTGTGCGAGCGTCCCGAGCGCCGCATGTTGGCGGGCGGGTCGGTGGAGGAGGAGGCGCTCGTGGCGTCCTCCACGGCCATCGGCCTGGCGCGCACGCGCTCGATGCTGCATGTCTGCGGCGAGGCGGCGCCCACATCCTCCGAGACGCGCCGGCTGATAGCGACGTACCTTTCTGCGGGGGACGACACGGCGGGCTAG